The Haliotis asinina isolate JCU_RB_2024 chromosome 2, JCU_Hal_asi_v2, whole genome shotgun sequence genomic interval AGAAACTGCTAGGTATCCTACCCATGTGTACACTCTTAAACGTCGTATTGGAGAAACTGGTAGGTATCCTACCCATGTGTACACTCTTAAACGTCGTATTGGAGAAACTGCTAGGTATCCTACCCATATGTACTCTCTTAAACGTCGTATTGGAGAAACTGCTAGGTATCCTACCCATGTGTACACTCTTAAACGTCGTATTGGAGAAACTGTTAGGTATCCTACCCATGTGTACTCTCTTAAACGTCGTATTGGAGAAACTGCTAGGTATCCTACCCATGTGTACACTCTTAAACGTCGTATTGGAGAAACTGGTAGGTATCCTACCCATGTGTACTCTCTTAAACGTCGTATTGGAGAAACTGCTAGGTATCCTACCCATGTGTACTCTCTTAAACGTCGTATTGGAGAAACTGGTAGGTATCCTACCCATGTGTACACTCTTAAACGTCGTATTGGAGAAACTGTTAGGTATCCTACCCATGTGTACTCTCTTAAACGTCGTATTGGAGAAACTGCTAGGTATCCTACCCATGTGTACACTCTTAAACGTCGTATTGGAGAAACCGGTAGGTATCCTACCCATGTGTACACTCTTAAACGTCGTATTGGAGAAACTGGTAGGTATCCTACCCATGTGTACTCTCTTAAACGTCGTATTGGAGAAACTGCTAGGTATCCTACCCATGTGTACACTCTTAAACGTCGTATTGGAGAAACTGCTAGGTATCCTACCCATGTGTACACTCTTAAACGTCGTATTGGAGAAACTGGTAGGTATCCTACCCATGTGTACTCTCTTAAACGTCGTATTGGAGAAACTGCTAGGTATCCTACCCATGTGTACACTCTTAAACGTCGTATTGGAGAAACTGTTAGGTATCCTACCCATGTGTACACTCTTAAACGTCGTATTGGAGAAACCGGTAGGTATCCTACCCATGTGTACACTCTTAAACGTCGTATTGGAGAAACTGCTAGGTATCCTACCCATGTGTACACTCTTAAACGTCGTATTGGAGAAACTGCTAGGTATCCTACCCATGTGTAAACTCTTAAACGTCGTATTGGAGAAACCGGTAGGTATCCTACCCATGTGTACACTCTTAAACGTCGTATTGGAGAAACTGTTAGGTATCCTACCCATGTGTACACTCTTAAACGTCGTATTGGAGAAACTgctacgaggggaagtcaatatgttcatagaactcgatataaaacagaacacaatggttgtgatattggttttatttttcaatatagtctccctgaacctcgatgcattttgcccatttgtctttgagactgtctatgcccttgaaatagaagtcttcagattggtccctcagccacgcctctgttgttgccttgaggtcatcatcattggcaaatcttgttccacgcaagtgagatttcaaattgcgaaacagatagtagtcgctgggggccagatctggactgtatgggggatggtttagttgttcgaagccacattgttgaagagaagcttgtgcaacacggctcttgtggactggtgcattgtcgtggagaagcatgactccagctgtcaacttcccacgcctcttctctttgatggccgctctcaatcttttcaacaagtcagcatagtaagcccctgtgatcgtagttttaggtggtttatagtctatgagaatcacaccctttgaatcccagaaaacggttgccatgatcttgccagcagaaggttgtgttttgaacttcttgggtgcaggagaatgcttgtgcttccactgcatggattcttgtttggtttcgggatcccagtgatgaatccaggtttcatccccagtaaccagacgagcatgaaagttatcaggatcagcgttgtagatgtccaacagctcacgactggattcaactctctagtgacgatcatgtgcatttaggttacgggggacccatcttgcggataccttggacatgtgcaggttttcatggatcactgtgcaaacacttccatgtgaaatgccacactctgaagctatctcgtccacctttattctccgatcggacataattaagcgttggatccgggcaattgtatcttctgtaatggcttcagaaggtcttcctgaccgtgggtcatcttccaaggagctgcgacctcgcttaaactcagctgaccattttgccacagtggaatattgaggggcttcctcgccatacacattgatcatgcgtttgtagatttcggttgcattcacaccttctttagtgagaaacttgataactgcacgaaactcagttttggaggtttccatgatttgtgcagggtaatcgtcttttaaaggctctaactctcaagtaaatgctcgaggaaggttgggtatcagtacacagagtcacagatgaatcaactcaataatgacaccaatgacaacatcaccaaggatatatcagcacccacttctatgaacttattgacttcccctcgtaggTATCCTACCCATGTGTACTCTCTTAAACGTCGTATTGGAGAAACTGCTAGGTATCCTACCCATGTGTACACTCTTAAACGTCGTATTGGAGAAACTGCTAGGTATCCTACCCATGTGTACACTCTTAAACGTCGTATTGGAGAAACCGGTAGGTATCCTACCCATGTGTACACTCTTAAACGTCGTATTGGAGAAACCGGTAGGTATCCTACCCATGTGTACACTCTTAAACGTCGTATTGGAGAAACTGCTAGGTATCCTACCCATGTGTACACTCTTAAACGTCGTATTGGAGAAACCGGTAGGTATCCTACCCATGTGTACACTCTTAAACGTCGTATTGGAGAAACCGGTAGGTATCCTACCCATGTGTACACTCTTAAACGTCGTATTGGAGAAACCGGTAGGTATCCTACCCATGTGTACACTCTTAAACGTCGTATTGGAGAAACTGCTAGGTATCCTACCCATGTGTACACTCTTAAACGTCGTATTGGAGAAACTGCTAGGTATCCTACCCATGTGTACACTCTTAAACGTCGTATTGGAGAAACTGCTAGGTATCCTACCCATGTGTACACTCTTAAACGTCGTATTGGAGAAACTGCTAGGTATCCTACCCATGTGTACACTCTTAAACGTCGTATTGGAGAAACTGCTAGGTATCCTACCCATGTGTACACTCTTAAACGTCGTATTGGAGAAACTGCTAGGTATCCTACCCATGTGTACACTCTTAAACGTCGTATTGGAGAAACCGGTAGGTATCCTACCCATGTGTACACTCTTAAACGTCGTATTGGAGAAACTGCTAGGTATCCTACCCATGTGTACACTCTTAAACGTCGTATTGGAGAAACTGCTAGGTATCCTACCCATGTGTACACTCTTAAACGTCGTATTGGAGAAACTGCTAGGTATCCTACCCATGTGTACACTCTTAAACGTCGTATTGGAGAAACCGGTAGGTATCCTACCCATGTGTACACTCTTAAACGTCGTATTGGAGAAACTGCTAGGTATCCTACCCATGTGTACACTCTTAAAAGTCGTATTGCTTACTGGTGAAAGCTTCTCTCCGAGGAGCACTTCACGCTACCCATCTAAGAACCTGCCAGATGTTATGTAATCTTCATTCAAACGCAAGCGTCGCTTGAAATAGGTTTAACTGGACTTCGCGTGTAAAACAGTTCTCTTTGGATTTGGATTTGCAACGCGTGGATATGACAGGGAgttggaagaagaagaagaagcgAAAATTGCTTTTTTCGGGAGTGGCTGGTAAAACTCCAAAATAGTCCCTGTACATTTATTTATTCCCTGTTTTAAAGAAAATTTCATATGTGAACCATATGCACGCTTTATCAATCTTAAGAAAGTAAGAATAGCCTTGTCACAGTTTCGTTCCGTTTATCATGACTTATGCTGTTATAAGGGAAAGTTTCATAAGAAATTTATTGTGTGCAAAAACTGTAAATTAAATGTCCTGGAAGATGAATACCATGTTCTAATTTGTGATTATTATAGAACATTAGAAGTAAATATATACCCAGCTATTTTACGAAACAGACGTCGAAACATAAATTTATCCATGTCTTCTCAACTTAAAATCAGATGCTTATTGAAAATATTGCTGTGTTAAGTTGTCCACAGTGACTGTCCCAATCCCAAGAAAGGTTAAAACATTGGCTTCATTTCACCTGTGTCAGATAGTTAGAGGTCTTGGTCGTGGCCGTGGCCGTGGCCGTGaccgtggtcgtggtcgtggccgtggtcgtggtcgtggtcgtggccgtggtcgtggtcgtggtcgtggttcTGGCGTGGTGGTGGTCGTGGCCGTGGCCGTGGCCGTGGCCGTGGTCGTGGCCGTGGTCGTGGTTCTGGCGTGGTGGTGGTCGTGGCCGTGGTCGTGgccgtggtcgtggtcgtggtcgtggtcgtggtcgtggtcgtggccGTGGCCGTGGTTCTGGCGTGGTAGTGGTCGTGGCCGTGGCCGTGgccgtggtcgtggtcgtggccGTGGCCGTGGCCGTGGCCGTGGTCGTGGTTCTGGCGTGGTAGTGGTCGTGgccgtggtcgtggtcgtggtcgtggtcgtggccgtggtcgtggtcgtggtcgtggtcgtggttcTGGCGTGGCCGTGGTCGTGGTTCTggcgtggtcgtggtcgtggtcgtggccgtggtcgtggtcgtggtcgtggtcgtggtcgtggttcTGGCGTGGCCGTGGCCGTGGTTCTggcgtggtcgtggtcgtggtcgtggtcgtggtcgtggccGTGGCCGTGGCCATGgccgtggtcgtggtcgtggccGTGGCCGTGgccgtggtcgtggtcgtggtcgtggtcgtggtcgtggtcgtggccGTGGTCGTGGCCGTGGCCGTGGCCGTGGTTCTGGCGTGGTAGTGGTCGTGGCCGTGGCCGTGGCCGTGgccgtggtcgtggtcgtggccGTGGCCGTGGTCGTGGTTCTGGCGTGGTAGTGGTCGTCGTCGTGGCCGTGGTCTTGgccgtggtcgtggtcgtggtcgtggtcgtggtcgtggtcgtggtcgtggtcgtggttctggcgtggtcgtggtcgtggtcgtggttcTGGCGTGGCCGTGACCGTGGTTCTGGCGTGGCCGTGACCGTGGTTCTGGCGTGGCCGTGACCGTGGTTCTGGCGTGGTCGTGGTCGTAgccgtggtcgtggtcgtggtcgtggccGTGGCCGTGGTCGTGGCcatggtcgtggtcgtggtcgtggtcgtggtcgtggtcgtggtcgtggccgtggtcgtggtcgtggtcgtggtcgtggtcgtggttcTGGCGTGGCCGTGGCCGTGgccgtggtcgtggtcgtggtcgtggccGTGgccgtggtcgtggtcgtggtcgtggtcgtggtcgtggtcgtggcgTGGTAGTGGGCGTGGTCTTAGTTTGGGTGTTAGCCTACGCCTGGCTTTGAGCGTTGGAAATAGTTTGGCTGGTCGTGggcgtgggtgtgggtgtgagtATAGGTCTGTTAAATCTGCAGTAGATAAAAAACCATCTTGACCTCTGTTTGTTAGTGATTATTTACCACATTCATCTGACTTGAAAATGAATCAATGACCGGTGAATTATACCGTTTTCTCAATAGGTGATAGTTTGTTCCGCACTTTCCAATTAATTTGATCATCTGATGTGTAAAGATTTCGCCATTCTGTACAATGGGTTTGCTGAGGCCTCACTGAACTGTCATTCCGTTCTATTCACCTTCCATTTTGTTATGTATGGGTCACTAGCTCCCATGTGAATAATATTGTGTTTCTAACACAATATTCAAACAGATAGTGTTTGTTAAAGGTATCAGCTAGTTTGACGTTCTTCAATTCCAGAGGGGATTCATTGTGTTGAGAGTGGCGCAGTATATATTGTTATTAGTCTTCTGTCATTTAATTAATTTTCTCCATGTATTGGTGGAACGATTACTTTGGATCACAAATGATCACAAAAGATATCTAAAGGATATGAATCAACCATCAACTAACACGGAATATATGACGTTTACGATCCGTTCTGTGAACCTGTCACTGATGTACATCGGGGGTAttgttgtattttgtgtttggaagatgtcacatgtgctgtatgcatgtgtactgtgtcgatgtttgtgtttgtgtgtactaAGCAAGACGCCAACTTTGTTCCCTCTGCGTCGTGATAACACCAAACAAATCACGTGGCTATAAcgtgacccggatcttcatgattTCTCGTCTGCTCATTTGGTCTCAGTGTGACTTACATTTGGTTTCTGTGaacaaaatgtaacatgttatctGCACTGTGAGTTCAAGTCGGTCACGATCATGGGATTGCTAATCACTGCAGACAAACTAAGGCTTTTGCAAACACGATATTATAACAAATATAACAGCGGTACAACGTATTTGTGCAACGTGACCCCAGTCCATCTTAACACCATGATTTGTTGAGAACTTTCTCATTTACCGAGTTGTGCAAGAGACCTGAAAACTCGGGCTACATGATGCAACAATTCAGCAATAACACACCAACATGCTAGTGTCTGGAGGGGCGGTCAGTAAGTCttgtggttcgattccccacatgggttacGGCCGTGacattgccagaatattgctaaaaagctgcGTACAAATTAACTCACTCTCGTAGTGTCTGTACAAGGGCTGTCGTTGTATGTTGGAaactgatattgatatttttttataagTAACCTTCATTTAGAATGAATTCAATGTTTCAAACCTAAAACGTGCCTTGAAAACCGTTACAATGTAGTGTGGGTGGTTGAGACTTGGTAGCAGTACTGATACGTCTAGTAGTGACAGCAGCTAGTAGGTATGTGACATCATCCCGCCGGACTGGGGATGCCAACCTGACACAAGTGAAAAGACAAAGGTTGATTAACCTTCAGATATGCGTACGGTTTCTCTTCTGAATGTGTCTATAGTTTCACACTGAACTACAATGGACCCCGCTGTATAACATGAAGACAGCTTTGGACCAAATCACCTTCATTTTGCTATACGCTCCAGCACTGACCAGATGGATGTAACTATTCTGGCTTTTGTTTCAGACAATCAAGAAACATTTGAATTGTTCATGAGAATATACAATCACGCCCTATTCATTCTGTCCATTCAAGTCCATGGCTACTGCGCTTTTCTGTACAACGAATATTCTCCAGGGCCACCAAGGTGATGTTCGACTGGAATAGTATTGGCCAACCTCGTGGAGTGACACTTCTGACATTTTTAATGACTAGTAACATTTCTTGTCGAACATGTAGTTGACCTCATTTTGGGCGATAATGCCCTCATGGTACATCCCTCAACGGACCTCGTTCATCCTATTCTCTTCCGGCACAATGCATCCTTCACTGTGTACACTCGCACCTTGTTAACTTGATTCGGGTAATTTCACAGGGATCAGTTTACAAACGCCAACCGTAAATAAATGAAGcttctagtctctgaaataagcAGACAAACACATACTTCACATAGATAACCTTTAGTAGGAAGTTAAACGAACACCCCAGATGGACAGACGTTACTTACAACCCGAAACAGACATAAATATAGTCACTGAATGGAATCGCGTTAATCTACAAAACAATGAAGTACTATATTTTATCTGAACCAGAAAGAACGGAGTTAACATATCCATCACATCAAGAAACACAGAACCGAAACCATTCTTTTGgaacacaaataaaacaaagtatTTCTTTGAAGTAAAACATATTATACTTTTCAACTTAGAAATAACTCAGCGTTAATGTTTGCTGGCTACGTTCTTCCTTAGCTCTGGGTAGTGACGTAATGTTTACTTGTTTCAGCCATACCTCCCTACccacctccacccccacccccaccccagtATTCCTTTTTTATTTAGTACTACCCCCAAAAGTATCATCCCATACCACGCCGCatcatccaccacctcatcttCCAGAAACCACAAATATCTTGCCTCTCAATATTTCAATTCCCATGactttctctgtgtgtgttctAAACTGATTTCACATaacatgaccttttcaatatgCGATATATCAACTCCCCGCAACATTAGTTTGAAACCTGGATTGGACACATTGAAGATGTTTGAGAAGCCCTTTGGGAAAACCATGGGTGGACTTGTGTAATGTGAATAGGGATAAAGCAGACACAACAAGGAAGAAACTTTTGAAAACCCAAACACTTCGAGGAATCCGACTGATTTAAGAGTTCTGAAAGAAATGTCGTCACTGCCCGAAACAAGCGATGCTAATACCGATTATGCCAGTGAATCCCCTGATCCCCAGTGAATCCTCTCATCCCCAATCGGCTGTGATATTTATATGTATGCTTTACATGTATTAGGAAGCGGTTGAAATATCGCTATTCCTCGTGGCAGGATCGTGTCTCTATTAGCCAGTATCATGCATTGACACGTGGACGCTGTAATTACATGGGTCATGTTTCACTGCTTGGTCGGGTACAGTCTGGTGTCACATGGCAATATGCcccccacccaccacccaccacccccaaaaataaaaacaaacaaaaacagactttgAAGTCAAGATACATCATCGCCAGTAGGTGTTGTGAAAGTTCAGGTACCCCCACCATTACCCCCAGCTCATACAGCATTGCTGACTCTCAGTAGTGTTTCGTGCGCTGTTTAGTGTGAAGACATGTAATGCTAAGATAAAAACCTATAGTACCAATAAACAAGTGGTGTAAATAGGCATCGATGCTGTACAAGTGACACATAATTTACCTTGGAACACCAGGACTTCCCGAACCATGCATttgcccacatgggttcaaCCTGTGACGGCCCTGGGTCACATTGTGGTGTCCCAGGACGTCACATTGTCAGGTCCCCCTAAGTAATGGAAGTAAACTCACccagacgggtgcttcttctagcgacgccatgttttgatgtgtgagtgtctggacgcgaccgacaaatcacggaactcagccgagaaatctccgaaggTGGCCGATCTTGTTtaaagtattaccgacattgtttccgataggggcgttgtgtttatgttattaccgctaaactactgatatcgctgcaattgtttcgcgagtgggctgcgtttgtttacatttgagatgcaattccttcaaatttgccgtaattccttcagttactta includes:
- the LOC137272154 gene encoding integumentary mucin C.1-like codes for the protein MEDLTDLYSHPHPRPRPAKLFPTLKARRRLTPKLRPRPLPRHDHDHDHDHDHDHGHGHDHDHDHGHGHGHARTTTTTTTTTTTTATTTTTTTTTTTTTTMATTTATATTTTTTTATTTTTPEPRSRPRQNHGHGHARTTVTATPEPRPRPRPRQNHDHDHDHDHDHDHDHDHGQDHGHDDDHYHARTTTTATATTTTTATATATATTTTTPEPRPRPRPRPRPRPRPRPRPRPRPRPRPRPRPRPRPWPRPRPRPRPRPRPRPRQNHGHGHARTTTTTTTTTTTTATTTTTTTPEPRPRPRQNHDHDHDHDHGHDHDHDHDHGHDHYHARTTTTATATATATTTTTATATATTTTTPEPRPRPRPRPRPRPRPRPRPRPRPRPPPRQNHDHGHDHGHGHGHGHDHHHARTTTTTTTTATTTTTTTATTTTTVTATATATTKTSNYLTQVK